A stretch of Bradyrhizobium sp. AZCC 2262 DNA encodes these proteins:
- a CDS encoding phytoene desaturase family protein — protein MTTQAYDVAIIGAGHNGLVCANYLARAGLKVVVVEARDVIGGACTTEELIPGGRFSSCSYIQMMLRHEVVEDLELKKYGLVSVAPEMQEMALWSDGDHVMLWQEIDRTLRTIEAHSSEDGPNFMRFATRLRRFGDITQSALLSDPPTAESLQRAFSEAGESDLFEEFVLLSAEELLSRYVKSDRLRGFMMFMGMVSTWGSPTTPGTAYVYGYHAQGEFEGNFGRYGLPKEGMGMIAEALARGLRAHGGELRVGTPVRSVRVENGVATGLVLANGDVIVAKTVVSGADPKRSLVDLLPTGVLAAPVAAKARDIDQRGSMARIHLLVDALPDYVGFPAGCVGPQHQGLAILGPTPALYERAWQAQQRGEFCDDYVVEALIPSVTHPKLAPPGQHTLSLGVQQLPFSLARGRWTDRKEEWADLVMEIYFRYAPNMRKHILGRHVITPLDLEQTYNITGGNIFHASMVGLDNLFEKRPIIEASTYRTPIAGYYLCGSGSHPGGGVTGAPGHNAAHRILADLQGRRDERVARSTETYDQGMLDGFLKTSIGQKLGYQVARSRVFRSVTELLNRNR, from the coding sequence ATGACGACGCAGGCATATGACGTTGCGATTATCGGCGCCGGCCACAACGGATTGGTGTGCGCAAATTATCTGGCGCGCGCAGGACTCAAGGTCGTTGTCGTGGAGGCGCGTGATGTCATCGGCGGGGCCTGCACCACCGAAGAGTTGATACCTGGCGGGCGCTTCTCGTCCTGCTCCTACATCCAGATGATGTTGCGGCACGAGGTGGTCGAGGATCTCGAACTCAAGAAATATGGTCTGGTTTCGGTGGCGCCCGAGATGCAGGAGATGGCGCTGTGGAGCGATGGCGATCACGTCATGCTGTGGCAGGAGATCGACCGCACGCTTCGTACCATCGAGGCGCACAGCAGCGAGGACGGACCGAATTTCATGCGCTTCGCGACCCGGTTGCGGCGTTTCGGCGATATCACGCAATCAGCGCTGCTCAGCGACCCACCTACCGCGGAGAGCCTGCAGCGTGCGTTCAGCGAAGCAGGGGAGAGCGATCTGTTTGAAGAGTTCGTACTGCTCTCGGCAGAGGAATTGCTGTCCCGTTACGTCAAATCAGATCGTCTTCGTGGTTTCATGATGTTCATGGGAATGGTGTCGACATGGGGCAGCCCGACAACCCCTGGCACCGCCTATGTCTACGGCTATCACGCACAGGGCGAGTTCGAGGGTAATTTCGGTCGCTACGGTTTGCCGAAAGAGGGCATGGGCATGATCGCCGAAGCCCTGGCCCGCGGCCTGCGCGCTCACGGCGGCGAACTGCGTGTCGGCACGCCGGTTCGATCCGTGCGGGTGGAAAACGGTGTTGCGACGGGACTGGTGCTGGCGAACGGTGATGTCATCGTTGCAAAGACGGTGGTGTCCGGAGCGGATCCAAAGCGATCGCTGGTCGACCTGTTGCCGACGGGCGTACTAGCTGCGCCGGTTGCGGCGAAGGCGCGGGATATCGATCAACGCGGTTCCATGGCGCGCATCCATCTTCTTGTCGACGCGCTGCCCGACTATGTCGGCTTTCCAGCCGGCTGCGTTGGACCGCAGCATCAGGGGCTGGCGATCCTGGGGCCTACTCCGGCTCTCTACGAGAGGGCCTGGCAGGCGCAACAGCGCGGCGAATTCTGCGACGATTATGTCGTTGAGGCGCTGATCCCGTCAGTGACCCATCCGAAGCTTGCGCCGCCCGGACAGCACACCTTGTCGCTCGGCGTACAGCAACTGCCGTTTAGTCTCGCTCGCGGAAGGTGGACGGATCGCAAGGAGGAATGGGCCGATCTCGTCATGGAGATCTATTTCCGTTACGCCCCCAATATGCGGAAACACATTCTCGGCCGTCACGTCATTACGCCGCTCGATCTCGAGCAGACCTACAACATCACCGGGGGCAACATCTTTCACGCCTCGATGGTCGGGCTCGACAATCTGTTCGAGAAGCGGCCGATCATCGAAGCCTCGACCTATCGCACGCCGATCGCAGGTTATTACCTCTGTGGCTCCGGCAGCCATCCCGGCGGCGGCGTCACGGGAGCGCCGGGACACAATGCGGCGCATCGCATTCTGGCGGATTTGCAGGGACGTCGTGACGAGCGTGTCGCCCGCAGTACGGAGACCTACGATCAGGGCATGCTGGACGGATTCCTGAAGACATCCATCGGTCAGAAACTGGGATATCAGGTTGCACGTTCGCGGGTGTTTCGGTCCGTCACTGAGCTACTGAATCGCAATCGATAG